From a single Aneurinibacillus sp. REN35 genomic region:
- a CDS encoding YuzB family protein: MSNEFRVCDECKMINIKTLVPRLKEIDEEATMELGCQSYCGIGFKKHFAVVNGRYLTALTEDQLVEKVRKHLKR; the protein is encoded by the coding sequence ATGAGTAATGAATTTCGAGTGTGTGATGAATGCAAGATGATTAATATAAAAACATTGGTTCCTCGACTAAAAGAAATTGATGAGGAAGCCACTATGGAGCTGGGTTGTCAATCGTACTGTGGCATTGGCTTTAAGAAGCATTTTGCAGTGGTGAATGGACGTTACCTTACTGCCCTAACAGAAGATCAGCTCGTTGAGAAGGTGCGGAAGCATCTGAAGAGATAG
- a CDS encoding ABC transporter ATP-binding protein: MDPILQVQELTGGYRKKRPVIHDVTFTVYPHEMVGLIGLNGAGKSTTIKHILGLLQASEGAVRIHNQTLQEAPEAYRSSYTYVPESPLVYEDLTLWEHMELTAMAYGLDRSAFEERIGPLLVEFNMKDKQDMFPQHMSKGMRQKMMIMNAFLVQPSLYIIDEPFVGLDPLGIRSLLELMVKVKNTGAGILMSSHILSTVERYCDKFIVLHNGRIRAAGTLAEIREQTGMVEATLDDIFYELTKDGER; this comes from the coding sequence ATGGACCCAATATTGCAAGTGCAAGAGCTGACAGGCGGCTATCGTAAGAAGCGTCCTGTCATTCATGACGTCACTTTTACCGTTTATCCGCATGAGATGGTCGGACTGATCGGACTCAATGGTGCAGGGAAAAGCACTACAATCAAGCACATTCTAGGTCTTCTTCAAGCATCTGAAGGAGCTGTTCGTATTCATAACCAGACGCTGCAGGAAGCACCAGAAGCCTACCGATCGTCTTATACGTACGTGCCGGAGTCTCCTCTCGTCTATGAAGACTTGACACTGTGGGAGCATATGGAACTAACGGCGATGGCGTATGGTCTAGATCGTTCCGCATTCGAGGAACGCATCGGCCCGCTGCTTGTGGAATTCAACATGAAGGATAAGCAGGATATGTTTCCGCAGCATATGTCCAAAGGGATGCGGCAGAAGATGATGATTATGAATGCCTTCCTGGTACAACCATCGCTCTATATTATTGATGAGCCCTTTGTTGGTCTTGACCCGCTAGGGATTCGTTCGCTGTTGGAATTAATGGTGAAGGTCAAAAACACAGGGGCAGGCATCCTGATGAGTTCGCATATTCTTTCTACGGTAGAGAGGTATTGCGACAAGTTCATCGTGCTGCATAATGGGCGCATTCGCGCGGCAGGAACGCTTGCGGAGATTCGAGAGCAGACAGGCATGGTCGAAGCTACGCTTGATGATATATTTTATGAGCTGACAAAGGACGGGGAACGCTAA
- a CDS encoding transposase, protein MKEMRRKYSMEFKKEVVQDALVEKSLSLVARKYRLNSKMIYRWVHEYKQGKFTS, encoded by the coding sequence ATGAAAGAAATGAGAAGGAAATATTCAATGGAATTCAAGAAGGAAGTAGTCCAAGATGCACTTGTAGAAAAAAGCCTTAGCCTGGTGGCGAGAAAATATCGGCTCAACAGTAAAATGATTTACCGTTGGGTTCATGAATATAAACAAGGCAAATTCACGTCGTAA
- a CDS encoding cobalamin B12-binding domain-containing protein, with amino-acid sequence MRQEVQHFAEYLLEGNQLAAYEIVMSISEQSDICIYEQVLTEAMRYVGMLWENNRISVADEHLATSVCDFVLSQYAFYRRKAERKERRPKVMLLCVEGEQHYLGIKMVHSLFEEYGWDARFLGANLPMEAALSQASQWKPNVVCLSFTLINRLQDITNYARAFEGLEHKTTVMIGGRLVKHYDLRRYCSDRTILVPGLGDFRQWLMQRKDHSSIYDVI; translated from the coding sequence ATGCGCCAAGAAGTACAACACTTTGCTGAATATTTACTTGAAGGAAACCAGTTGGCCGCCTACGAAATTGTGATGTCAATTTCCGAACAAAGCGACATATGCATCTACGAACAGGTGCTGACGGAAGCCATGCGCTATGTAGGTATGCTATGGGAGAATAACCGAATCAGTGTGGCCGATGAGCATCTGGCTACCAGTGTCTGTGACTTCGTACTGTCCCAATATGCCTTTTATCGAAGAAAGGCCGAGAGAAAAGAGCGAAGACCCAAAGTCATGCTGCTCTGTGTCGAAGGCGAACAGCATTACCTGGGAATTAAGATGGTCCATTCTTTATTTGAAGAATACGGTTGGGATGCCCGCTTTCTAGGTGCTAATCTCCCAATGGAAGCTGCGCTGTCTCAAGCCTCTCAATGGAAGCCAAATGTCGTATGTCTTTCCTTTACGCTTATCAATCGCCTGCAAGACATAACGAACTATGCACGGGCTTTTGAGGGCCTTGAGCACAAGACAACCGTAATGATCGGCGGCAGACTTGTGAAGCACTATGATTTGCGCCGTTATTGCTCTGATCGAACGATTCTTGTGCCGGGTTTAGGGGATTTCAGACAATGGCTGATGCAAAGAAAGGATCATTCATCCATTTATGATGTCATCTAA
- a CDS encoding cation diffusion facilitator family transporter codes for MEEQQYEKLKMGERGAWLSIIAYLVLSALKLIIGYSTDSKALVADGLNNTTDIMASVAVLIGLRLSRKPADEDHPYGHWRAETVASLLASFIMMVVGLQVLYSASRSIIDFRVETPDMLAAWTALAGAAVMYGVYRFNRDLAHKVNSQAVMAAAKDNLSDAWVSVGAAMGIIGAQFGLPWLDPLAAVVVGLMICRTAWEIFREATHSLTDGFDEHELSKLRDTIEQIPGVKVLDDIKARAHGNLVLVDVVIHVDPHLNVVESHRITEEIEEKMRREHGMINVHVHVEPWEK; via the coding sequence ATGGAAGAACAGCAGTATGAAAAGTTAAAGATGGGTGAGAGAGGCGCATGGCTTAGCATTATTGCCTATCTCGTGCTTTCTGCATTAAAATTAATCATTGGATATAGTACCGACTCTAAGGCACTTGTAGCAGACGGTTTGAATAATACGACAGATATTATGGCCTCAGTCGCTGTACTTATCGGTTTACGCCTCTCTCGTAAACCGGCCGACGAGGATCATCCGTATGGACATTGGCGGGCGGAGACGGTTGCTTCTCTGCTTGCTTCTTTTATTATGATGGTCGTTGGGCTGCAGGTATTGTATAGCGCGAGCCGCTCAATTATTGATTTCCGTGTAGAAACGCCGGATATGCTGGCGGCGTGGACCGCTTTAGCAGGTGCAGCCGTGATGTATGGTGTGTATCGTTTCAATCGGGATTTGGCACACAAGGTAAATAGTCAGGCCGTCATGGCGGCGGCTAAGGATAATCTATCGGATGCTTGGGTGAGCGTTGGTGCTGCGATGGGGATTATTGGTGCTCAATTCGGGCTTCCTTGGCTCGACCCGCTTGCAGCCGTTGTTGTAGGATTGATGATCTGCCGGACGGCATGGGAGATTTTTCGAGAGGCAACACATAGCTTAACGGATGGTTTTGATGAACATGAACTGAGTAAGCTACGCGATACCATTGAGCAAATACCCGGTGTAAAGGTGCTCGATGATATTAAGGCACGTGCTCATGGTAACCTTGTGCTCGTGGATGTGGTGATTCATGTAGACCCGCATCTGAACGTGGTGGAGAGCCACAGGATTACAGAGGAAATTGAAGAGAAGATGAGAAGAGAGCATGGCATGATAAATGTTCATGTCCATGTAGAACCATGGGAGAAATAG
- a CDS encoding globin family protein, whose amino-acid sequence MKSEQKEQLLDHIVQRIYEIYPDLEEKYGERGKQKCREDSEHHFHHLATAYEMDNDQFFIDYTLWLNNVLTSRGMNPSHIISNYQILQDVLCDILPYKQEQAYKRMLANAIQTLEKLV is encoded by the coding sequence TTGAAAAGCGAACAAAAGGAGCAATTGCTAGATCATATCGTGCAACGCATTTATGAAATCTATCCCGACTTAGAAGAGAAATACGGAGAGAGAGGAAAACAAAAGTGCCGGGAGGATTCTGAGCATCACTTCCATCACCTAGCCACAGCGTATGAGATGGACAATGACCAATTCTTTATCGATTATACACTCTGGTTAAATAACGTGCTGACTTCACGCGGCATGAATCCATCTCACATTATTAGCAATTACCAGATTCTACAGGATGTTCTTTGTGATATACTGCCTTATAAACAGGAGCAAGCGTACAAGCGCATGCTCGCAAACGCAATCCAGACGCTTGAGAAACTTGTGTAA
- a CDS encoding DUF3905 domain-containing protein: MEEQDKKQIGQEPADTTLPHQIDAPERAEANEELEKPFVNEYGVVIGDSFYDSPASPLNRWSKDVDPAIMAGDQWVHPTNDIGWNTPENQELLEEGYIPQSGRFMHPSKDVSYRKD, translated from the coding sequence ATGGAGGAGCAGGATAAAAAACAAATTGGTCAGGAGCCGGCCGATACGACGCTGCCGCATCAGATCGATGCTCCAGAGCGGGCGGAAGCGAATGAAGAATTGGAAAAACCATTCGTCAATGAGTACGGCGTAGTGATTGGAGATAGCTTTTATGATTCTCCTGCGTCACCGCTCAACCGCTGGAGCAAGGATGTGGACCCTGCTATTATGGCGGGGGATCAATGGGTGCATCCGACCAATGACATTGGATGGAATACACCAGAGAATCAAGAATTGCTTGAAGAAGGATATATTCCGCAAAGCGGTAGATTTATGCACCCAAGCAAAGATGTTAGCTATCGCAAGGACTAA
- a CDS encoding helix-turn-helix domain-containing protein — protein sequence MSIQRIGEVVREIRKYLNISQTELAKGICTQALISKIEKGEVIPSAEILYYIAKRLGITLDYFFDRIENPRFTYVQEFFYQIRKLIRERNYEEVSILIKAERNNPIFHNRENRQFMIWHEGICAYYLEHDLHKSLELLDSALELSVSMDNYTEKEIEILNSIGIIYSEEGRYKEALERFATAIDHMNSITFIQDYTIYLRLFYNYAKVLTQLENYTRSLTYCDKGLRLCQQHEYLYLFGELHYQKGENLLKLRKKEQALEFFHKSWTIFDLQQNYVFAEFVQKKLQDLR from the coding sequence ATGAGTATTCAACGAATCGGAGAAGTTGTCAGGGAGATAAGGAAGTATTTAAACATCTCTCAAACGGAGCTAGCAAAAGGAATTTGTACCCAGGCACTCATCAGCAAAATTGAGAAAGGCGAAGTAATTCCGTCCGCCGAGATTCTTTATTATATTGCTAAACGCTTAGGTATCACGCTGGATTACTTTTTCGACCGGATCGAAAATCCCCGCTTTACCTATGTACAGGAATTTTTTTATCAAATCCGCAAGCTGATTCGAGAGAGGAATTATGAGGAGGTTTCGATACTGATTAAAGCCGAACGAAATAATCCGATCTTTCATAACAGGGAAAATCGACAGTTTATGATCTGGCATGAAGGCATCTGCGCCTATTATCTTGAGCATGATCTACACAAAAGCCTGGAGCTTCTAGACAGCGCACTTGAGCTGTCCGTAAGCATGGACAACTATACGGAAAAAGAAATCGAGATTCTCAACAGCATCGGCATTATTTATAGTGAAGAGGGTCGCTATAAAGAGGCGCTCGAGCGATTTGCGACCGCCATTGATCATATGAACAGCATTACATTCATCCAAGATTATACGATCTATCTTCGGCTGTTCTACAATTACGCCAAGGTGCTTACTCAGCTTGAGAATTATACGCGATCGCTTACATACTGCGATAAAGGGCTTCGGCTATGTCAGCAGCACGAATATCTGTACTTATTTGGAGAGCTGCATTATCAAAAAGGGGAAAACCTGCTTAAGCTTCGCAAAAAAGAACAGGCGCTTGAATTCTTTCATAAATCTTGGACGATCTTTGATCTGCAACAAAACTATGTATTTGCCGAATTTGTTCAAAAAAAATTACAGGACTTGAGGTGA
- a CDS encoding STAS domain-containing protein yields MMSSNPCPYFMIDQTLSIVQTSEEAAEVFGSPSTILDVIDEESLSKALRFLHVDVPTARIELTMRTLNNPLSLFEVHIRWHGGAGHMFCVQQDQRIQRLSSLMEQLQGRLAATDFALLEKKEELEHAMERIHQLSGSFIRLTNRIGLVPLFGSLTADKMQAICTPILQESYHIGVEKVLFDFTAVTDFTREGVEQLQVLFGTLNIMGQIQSIAIGITPQQARYMNQAGIELNARFIGSLQQAIERFVL; encoded by the coding sequence ATGATGTCATCTAATCCCTGTCCTTATTTTATGATCGATCAGACTCTATCCATTGTACAGACTTCAGAAGAAGCAGCAGAAGTATTCGGGTCTCCGTCTACCATACTGGATGTAATTGATGAAGAAAGCCTAAGCAAAGCGCTGCGTTTCCTTCATGTCGACGTACCTACCGCCCGTATCGAGCTGACCATGCGAACACTGAACAATCCGCTTTCATTATTTGAGGTGCACATCCGGTGGCACGGCGGAGCAGGGCATATGTTTTGCGTGCAGCAGGATCAGCGCATACAGCGGCTATCCAGCTTAATGGAACAACTGCAAGGCCGTCTGGCAGCGACCGACTTTGCATTATTGGAGAAAAAAGAAGAACTCGAACACGCTATGGAACGGATTCATCAGCTATCAGGGTCGTTCATCCGACTCACCAATCGCATCGGCCTCGTCCCGCTGTTCGGCTCACTCACCGCAGATAAAATGCAGGCAATCTGCACGCCTATTCTACAGGAGTCCTATCATATAGGAGTTGAAAAGGTGTTATTTGACTTCACGGCAGTAACCGACTTCACAAGAGAAGGAGTCGAGCAGTTGCAAGTGCTGTTTGGCACACTCAATATAATGGGACAAATTCAATCCATCGCAATCGGAATAACCCCACAGCAAGCACGATATATGAACCAGGCTGGAATTGAGCTTAATGCCAGGTTTATAGGCAGTCTACAGCAAGCCATCGAACGGTTTGTATTATAA
- the asnB gene encoding asparagine synthase (glutamine-hydrolyzing), which translates to MCGIAGWIDWQTDLSGQRAVLSDMAQSLIPRGPDNEGIWTSPHAAFAHRRLIVVDPEGGAQPMTRSRGGETYTLVYNGELYNTEELRSELLARGHRFTTTSDTEVLLVSYIEWGPECLERLNGIYAFAIWSHHEESVFLARDRLGVKPLFYTQQGTSFIFGSEIKALLAHPAVRPELTTEGLGEIFGLGPARTPGNGIFRNVFELLPASYLLHTRHGMRTKRYWSLESHEHTDDLETTIATIRHLLGDSIARQLVADVPVCTLLSGGLDSSAISAFAAQAFRERGMGSLHTFSVDYVGNDIHFKPNEFQPNADAPWAKRVSEHIGSIHHTLYFDTHHLLDALPVALHARDLPGMTDIDGSLYLFCGEIKKEATVALSGECADEVFGGYPWFHREEALSATIFPWARNLKEKTKFFSSELHAEIDLDAYVRGRYQEALDEVPRLQGEAGLDARIREMFHLNLTRWMPTLLDRKDRMSMAVGLEVRVPFCDHRLVEYMWNVPWAMKTHGEREKGILRQALHGVLPDDVLMRRKSPYPKTHNPSYLNAVRDQALAVLNDNASPILPFINKKAVKEFASLDLASIHMPWFGQLMNVPQFFAYLVQIDTWMREYKVEIK; encoded by the coding sequence ATGTGCGGAATCGCAGGGTGGATAGACTGGCAGACCGATCTGAGCGGACAGCGGGCCGTTCTTTCGGATATGGCGCAATCACTTATACCCCGAGGACCCGACAACGAAGGAATCTGGACATCGCCGCACGCCGCTTTCGCCCACCGCCGTCTGATTGTGGTGGACCCGGAAGGCGGGGCGCAGCCCATGACACGGTCGCGCGGTGGCGAAACCTATACGCTTGTATATAATGGAGAGTTGTACAATACTGAAGAGCTGCGCAGTGAACTGCTTGCACGTGGACACCGCTTTACAACTACATCTGATACGGAAGTGCTGCTCGTCTCCTATATTGAATGGGGTCCTGAATGTCTGGAGAGATTAAATGGCATTTATGCTTTCGCCATTTGGTCACATCATGAAGAAAGTGTGTTTCTTGCTCGTGACCGTTTAGGTGTAAAGCCGCTGTTTTATACACAGCAAGGCACAAGCTTTATTTTCGGCTCTGAGATCAAGGCTCTGCTTGCCCATCCGGCAGTGCGACCGGAATTAACCACAGAAGGCTTAGGAGAAATCTTTGGCCTTGGACCGGCACGCACACCCGGGAACGGCATCTTCAGGAATGTATTCGAGCTTCTCCCGGCTTCTTATCTGCTCCATACCCGGCATGGAATGCGGACGAAGCGGTACTGGTCACTTGAGAGTCATGAGCATACCGACGATCTGGAGACGACCATCGCTACGATTCGTCATCTGCTTGGCGATAGCATTGCACGCCAGCTTGTTGCAGATGTACCGGTATGTACCCTGCTATCAGGCGGGCTTGATTCCAGCGCTATTTCCGCATTTGCGGCCCAGGCTTTTCGTGAACGAGGCATGGGATCTTTGCACACATTTTCTGTTGACTACGTGGGCAATGACATACACTTTAAGCCGAATGAATTCCAACCAAATGCCGATGCTCCATGGGCAAAGCGCGTATCAGAACACATAGGCTCCATTCATCATACTCTTTACTTTGATACCCATCACTTACTTGATGCGCTTCCGGTTGCTTTACACGCTCGTGATCTTCCCGGTATGACCGATATTGACGGTTCATTGTATTTATTCTGCGGCGAGATCAAAAAAGAGGCGACCGTCGCTTTGTCAGGCGAATGCGCTGATGAAGTATTCGGCGGCTATCCGTGGTTTCACAGGGAAGAAGCCCTCTCTGCTACCATCTTTCCCTGGGCTCGCAATTTAAAGGAAAAAACAAAATTCTTCTCCTCTGAACTTCACGCGGAAATTGATCTGGACGCCTATGTACGCGGACGTTATCAGGAAGCGTTGGATGAAGTGCCGCGTCTGCAGGGCGAAGCGGGGCTTGATGCACGAATCCGAGAGATGTTTCATTTGAATTTGACGCGCTGGATGCCGACACTGCTTGATCGCAAGGACCGCATGAGCATGGCAGTGGGGCTTGAAGTACGTGTACCGTTCTGCGACCATCGGCTTGTAGAGTATATGTGGAATGTGCCATGGGCTATGAAAACACACGGAGAGCGCGAGAAAGGCATTCTGCGTCAAGCGCTGCATGGTGTTCTGCCTGACGATGTATTGATGCGGCGCAAGAGTCCTTATCCGAAAACCCACAATCCTTCTTATCTGAACGCAGTACGCGATCAGGCACTGGCTGTGCTCAATGACAATGCTTCGCCCATTCTCCCGTTTATCAATAAAAAGGCAGTAAAAGAATTCGCGAGCCTGGATTTGGCTTCCATCCATATGCCGTGGTTCGGACAATTGATGAATGTACCGCAGTTTTTTGCTTATCTCGTACAGATTGATACGTGGATGCGGGAATATAAGGTCGAAATTAAATAA
- a CDS encoding cation:proton antiporter domain-containing protein — MGEAAQSSPISLLIVISVAFLVPILLQRLRWTMVPVVVAEILAGMLIGKSGLNLVQEDSWLSILSLLGLIFLMFLSGLEIDFDNFSLKGKGGANPFLIATIAFLFVFGASFLVSLGLTGAGIIDQTFFMTLIISTISLGVVVPVLKERRIMETPFGQTILLIAVISDFVTMILLAVFVSLQSENSTQSLLLLALFAIAFVLYRIIRRFRWAPMLEKLSTGTVQIGTRGVFLLIILFVALAENMGAENIIGAFLAGVIVSMLAPRKEFVHQLDAFGYGFLIPIFFVMVGAKLDLWALVQNPKVYIFIPLLLVALYVSKVIPLLILRKWFNWKETLGAGMLLTSTLSLVIAAAALALEKKMIDQSLHDGLILVAILSCFISPVAFNRLVPVKKQADTASVGIIGLNVITMPVALEVQKAGFNVELYTQKEQIKQNKEIIESNHIFYSKFKTVKHVQDFSVHTLGQENFFARDILVFTSSDDDTNMRLAMHAKELGEKQIIVRMENPERHHEVRENGFILFSTLFSTSTLLKAQIEAPHAIELIARTEDAIQTLMMGNRKYHGIELKQLPFLGDVLILRIYRDDDSIIPHGDTRLQLGDQLLVTGSLEGLYSLETELA; from the coding sequence ATGGGCGAAGCGGCACAATCCTCCCCGATCTCTCTGCTTATCGTTATCTCTGTAGCTTTTCTGGTTCCGATTCTCCTGCAGCGCCTGCGTTGGACGATGGTGCCTGTCGTCGTGGCAGAAATCCTTGCAGGTATGCTGATTGGAAAAAGCGGCCTGAATCTTGTTCAGGAAGACAGTTGGCTATCCATTCTTTCACTGTTGGGTCTTATTTTTCTTATGTTTTTAAGCGGGTTAGAGATCGATTTTGATAATTTTTCACTGAAGGGAAAAGGAGGCGCTAACCCTTTTCTTATTGCAACGATTGCTTTTTTATTCGTGTTTGGTGCCTCCTTCCTTGTCTCATTGGGTCTGACAGGAGCCGGCATTATTGATCAGACATTTTTTATGACGCTGATTATTTCAACGATTTCACTTGGTGTGGTCGTACCTGTGCTTAAAGAGCGGCGAATCATGGAGACGCCGTTTGGACAGACCATCCTGCTGATTGCGGTAATCTCTGATTTCGTTACAATGATTCTGCTTGCAGTATTCGTATCGCTGCAGTCAGAGAATTCAACACAGTCCCTGCTTTTGCTTGCGCTTTTTGCAATCGCATTCGTGCTCTATCGGATTATTCGAAGATTCCGCTGGGCGCCCATGCTTGAGAAGCTATCAACCGGGACGGTACAGATCGGGACACGCGGCGTATTCCTGCTTATCATTCTATTCGTTGCTTTAGCGGAGAATATGGGGGCAGAGAATATCATAGGCGCGTTCCTTGCTGGTGTCATTGTATCCATGCTGGCACCACGCAAAGAGTTCGTCCATCAATTAGACGCGTTTGGATATGGGTTTTTGATTCCGATTTTTTTCGTTATGGTCGGAGCCAAACTGGATTTGTGGGCGCTTGTTCAAAACCCGAAAGTATATATCTTCATTCCACTGCTGCTGGTAGCATTGTATGTCTCTAAGGTGATCCCGCTCTTGATCCTGCGTAAATGGTTCAACTGGAAAGAAACCCTTGGTGCAGGTATGTTGCTCACCTCCACCTTAAGTCTCGTCATTGCGGCTGCAGCACTGGCATTGGAGAAGAAGATGATCGATCAATCGCTCCATGATGGACTGATTCTTGTTGCCATCCTCTCCTGCTTCATCTCTCCTGTTGCCTTTAATCGGCTCGTACCGGTGAAGAAGCAGGCAGACACCGCCTCCGTAGGCATCATCGGACTGAATGTGATTACGATGCCAGTAGCATTAGAGGTGCAGAAAGCTGGATTTAATGTTGAGTTGTACACACAAAAGGAACAGATTAAGCAAAACAAAGAGATCATTGAAAGCAATCATATATTCTACAGCAAGTTCAAAACTGTAAAGCATGTACAGGACTTCTCTGTCCATACCTTAGGGCAGGAAAATTTTTTCGCACGGGATATTTTAGTTTTTACTTCAAGTGATGATGATACGAATATGCGGCTTGCTATGCATGCTAAGGAGTTGGGTGAGAAACAAATCATTGTGCGTATGGAGAATCCAGAGCGGCATCACGAAGTCCGCGAGAATGGATTCATTCTCTTCTCTACGCTTTTCTCGACCAGTACGCTGCTCAAGGCACAAATCGAAGCACCGCACGCTATCGAGCTTATTGCACGAACAGAGGATGCTATCCAGACGCTTATGATGGGCAACCGCAAATATCACGGGATTGAACTAAAGCAGCTTCCTTTCCTTGGAGATGTATTGATCCTGCGGATTTATCGCGATGATGATTCCATTATTCCACATGGAGACACACGCCTCCAGCTTGGAGATCAGCTATTGGTTACCGGATCACTCGAAGGGCTGTATTCATTAGAGACCGAGCTAGCCTAA
- a CDS encoding PAS domain-containing protein, with protein sequence MVDTVLEQLDTGILMIDTNLHITFMNAACERILGIRRDELLGHNIDEFLDQPSQHLRGLQQTVEEKQELLFDVMPYRRGENYKYLRQQTRLLREEGQIIGAMAELRDITGYVEKERELQTIIRDMTVHIVPVTDTIGALPLQPIIGTSHKDILLERTLTICMGLHLEKLAVDLTAISSIEDEFAHTLMQMISALRLVGIQVIITGIRPEVAMTLIDSAPELDDCPSFARLSQALAYFEEV encoded by the coding sequence ATGGTTGATACGGTATTGGAACAGTTGGATACAGGCATTCTGATGATTGATACGAACCTCCATATAACTTTTATGAATGCTGCCTGTGAACGGATCTTAGGCATTCGAAGAGACGAGCTGCTTGGGCATAATATTGATGAATTCCTTGATCAGCCCTCCCAGCATCTGCGCGGATTGCAGCAAACAGTAGAGGAGAAGCAGGAGCTTCTTTTTGATGTGATGCCGTATCGGCGGGGAGAGAACTATAAATATCTCCGTCAGCAGACCCGTCTGCTTCGGGAAGAGGGTCAAATCATCGGTGCGATGGCGGAACTAAGGGATATTACCGGCTATGTGGAGAAGGAGCGAGAACTGCAGACGATTATTCGTGATATGACGGTGCATATCGTTCCGGTTACGGATACGATTGGCGCGCTTCCACTACAGCCAATTATTGGTACGAGTCACAAAGATATTCTGCTAGAGCGTACGCTTACGATCTGTATGGGGCTGCATCTAGAAAAGCTCGCAGTAGATTTAACCGCCATCTCTTCTATTGAGGACGAATTTGCGCATACGCTTATGCAGATGATTTCTGCGTTGCGTCTTGTTGGGATTCAGGTTATTATTACCGGAATTCGCCCTGAGGTGGCGATGACATTGATTGACTCTGCTCCTGAATTGGATGATTGTCCTTCCTTTGCGCGACTCAGTCAGGCTTTGGCGTATTTTGAAGAAGTCTAG